From the genome of Desulfovibrio intestinalis:
ATATAGCCAGATTCTGAAGGCCGCCGAAACGGATTCCAACGTTATCATTTACGGTGAAACCGGCTGTGGCAAAGATCTGGTGGCGCAGAACATCCACGAATACAGCGGCCGTAAGGGGCGCTATGTGCCCGTCAACTGCGGGGCCATCCCCGAGCAGCTGCTTGAAAGCGAATTTTTCGGGCATGTCAAAGGGGCTTTTTCCGGCGCGCATGCCAACAAGGAAGGCTACATAGGCGCTGCCAACGGCGGCACGCTCTTTCTTGATGAAATTGGCGAACTGCCTCTGCACCTTCAGGTCAAGCTGCTGCGCGCGCTGGAAAACAAAATGTACACGCCTGTGGGTGGCAATACGCCCAAAGAATCTTCCTTTCGATTGATCGCCGCCACCAACCAGGATCTTTCGCGCATGGTGCGTGAAAAAAAGATGCGCTCAGACTTTTACTACCGCATCAACGTGCTTTCCCTGACCTTGCCGTCACTGCGGGAACGCCAGGGCGACATTCCGCTGCTGGTGGAGGCCTGGCTGGAAAAAAAGGGCTACAACATGGTGCTGCCGCCGCATGTGCGCCTGATAATTGAGCAGTACGACTGGCCCGGCAACGTGCGCGAACTGCACAACTTTCTTGACCGTTTTCTGGCTTTTGGCGAAGAGGCGCTGACATCGCTTGGCGATGCCGGGCGGGCTGATCTTTTGCTGACAACGCCGCAGGGCATCACGCTTGATGAAGCCGTGGACCAGCTTGAAGAAAGGATGATCCGGCAGAGCCTTGAGCGCTGCCGCTGGCACAGGGGCAAGGCCGCGGAATCTCTGGGCCTGAACCTGCGCACGTTTCAGCGAAAGATGAAGCGTCTGGGCATGAACGGGGACCGCAAGCAGGGCGGCGCGTAGCGCTTTTTAGCTTTGAAAATGTAAAGGCTCTGCCGCTGCGTGAGAGTGCACCGCGGCCAAGCGCGGGGTGGATTCTGCCGGAAATTGCATTCTGGGCAGAACGGCATCTTTGAAATATGTAATATTTCAAAGTATTATACGCTAAAAACGTTTCAGATCAGACAGGTTCGCCCGAAATTGGGTTTGAAGCTGCGTGCCGAAAACACAGCAAAGCTCCGTTGTCATGCATCAGCGTGCGACAACGGAGCTTTGCTGTGTATGGCCGTGTGCCGCGAGGACACGCTGGCCGTAACTCTTAAAAGCGCGAACGCCCGGGCGGCAGTCCCGGGCGTTCGCCATCGGCATGGAGGAGGTCAGGTATGGCTGTTAAACTGGGCAGCGCGTGCACTCTCGAGCAGCTTTGCGGTGACTTCGCCTTTTAGCCCGCTCATACACTATAGGGGTACGAGTGTTTTAACGGCTGATCCCGCGCTGTACTGCGAAAACGCAGGCCACGGTTGACTTGTCTAGGCGCAGTCGTGCTTGTCCCAAGGTTCGCGGTTGTCGCGCTGGATGACAGATTCCATACGCATGAGGGCTTCCTTGAGTTTTTTGATTTCTTCGAGCTTCAGGTTGGGGTTCTTCATTACCTGATAGATAACAGCGCCAGTGCAGTCTTCGACAACAGGCAGGTCGGAAATGGTGGCGATGGTCACGGCGATGTCCTGCGCGCAAACCTTGCGGTCCACGGACCCGGCCTTGCCGTTGATGGCCAGCCCGTAGAAAGCCACGCCGTCGGCGGCGGCCACCACAATAAGGGTGCGGCGGTCGGCAGCTTCAAGAGCGGCGGCCAGGGCGGCTTCATCGCCATTCACCACCAGCAGGGCGTCTTCAGCGCCAGCAAGGGCTGCGCTGTCCACGGTCTTGCCGCCAAGGCTGGCGGCAAGAGCTTCCAGGCCAGTGGCGTCAGCGTTGGGCAGAATGGCGGCCTTTTTCTTCAGGGCGGCCAGGGTTTCGGAAGAGCCGTTCAGCTGCAACGTGGGGAGCAGAAGGAGGATAGATTTTTTTTCAGCCATGATGTTATTCCTTGTATTCTGCGGCCTCCCGGCTGGGAGACCGCAGATTTTTCCGGCACTTGCGCATTGGCCGGCTGTGGAGGTGGCAGGCCCGGCGCAGGCTTTGGGTTCTGCATCGGGGAACTGCGGTAGAACAATTGCAGTTTGAATTGTTCCGACGGCTGCGCAAGCAGACGTCCGCCACGGGGGCATAAGCGCAAACTATTGCGCGGTTAAACGTCGAAAAGTCGTCTGTAAACTTTTGAGAATATGTATTCTCAAAATCAAAGTGCTCTAGGAAACCAGGTCGGGGTTGTCCATGATCTGATAGATCGGCGCGCCTTCTGCATCAGCGGGAATGGGATTGCCCGTGATGTAGCAGAGGGTGGGCACGATGTCGGCCAGCCAGCGGGGGCGGGTGTAGCGGAAGCCCTTTTTGATGTTGGGGCCGCGGAACATCAGCAGGTTTTTAAGGCTGCCGCAACCGGATTCGCCAGTGGGCAGGCCGTAGCCGTGTTCAGCCATATACTCGGGCTTGAGCACGTACACCACATCCCCAGCCTGAGCGCCGCCCATGCCGAAGACGTGGGCGTCTTCCTTGCGGATGGCCAGCAGCACGGGACGTTCGCCAGTGTCAGGGTGCTTGTAGTCCAGCAGGGCGTCGATGATCTGATCGCGCACCTTTTCGTAATCTTCTGCCTCAACGATGCCGCCGGGGTATTTGTCCTTAAGGTTCACGTAGACGAACATGTAGCGCTGCGGCACTGCCACAGACTTGCTCACGTCCAGCACATAGTTGAAACCTTCGGTTTCTTCGTAAATATCCCAGTAGTTTTCAGACTTTTTGGGCTCGTAGGAGCAGAGGCCAGCTTCCTTGAGGGCGTGGGCCGTGTTCAAAATGGGGCCCATTGGCGTGGCGCCGTGGTCGGAGCAGACGCACATGAGGGTTTCGTCGCCCATAATGTCCATAAGGCGGCCAAGCAGGCGGTCTTCCACTTCGTAGATGTGGCGTTCCATCTTTTCAGCGCGGGCGCGTACAACTTCGTCCTTGCTGTCGAGGTCGCTCAGCCAGCCGTGGTAGAACCAGTCGATGGGGTGGGAGTGCATGTACAGCAGATCCCAATCGCCGTTGGCCTTGATCAGGGATTCGATGGTGTTCCACAACCAGGAGCTGTGGTAGTCCACCAGTTCGCACACGGTGTCGGTGTCGATGATGCCGTGCATGTAGGCCACCAGGCCAATGTCGTTGGCGGTGATGTCCTTGGAAAAGTCGATATGGTTGGCGGCTTCAGCCGGGGAAATGAAGCCGCAGCGGCCCGCGATACCCGAAACGTACAGCTTGAATTCTTCAGCGTCGTCAGAAAGCTGCATGAGCTTGCAGCGGAAAACGCCCTTTTCAGTGCGGCCATCAGCCTTGACGGTGAAGTCGTGCTGGATGGGTTCGCTCCATTCGCCCAGCTTGAGGGTGAAGAAAGCCTTGGAAAAGTCCTTTTCGGGGCACAGGGACATGCGGTCATAACCGTCGTCGTCGCTCTGCCACACAAGACAGTGCCAGGTCTGGTCTTCAAGGGCTTCAATGGATTCCTTGAAGCGCATGGTCACGTTCATTTCCAGGGGTTCGTCGCTGTCGGGCAGGTTGGTCCAGCCTTCGGCGTCGTCAAAGCTGCCCTGAACACCCATGGGATAGAAATCGGTGGAAATCACGCCTTCAGAGCACAGGAATTCCCTGTGTTCGTTGCCGTGCAGGGGCCAGCGGGTTTCAGCGGGGCTGAGGCCTTCGCCCATAATCATGACGCCGTGCTGCATCTTGGAAGGCCAGGACATGGGGTAGTTGACCACAATGCACTTTTTGCCAGCTTTGTCCCACGCGTCCCAGATGGTTTGGGCGGTAAGGATTTCAGAACCGAAGGCCTGCGTGGTTTCCTTGTAATCAAGGCTGCGGCCTTCGTGATAGTAATAATAGTCTTCCACCCCATGCGTACGCGGCCACGCGCCAGTGCAAATCGTGGCCCACGAAGGCGGAGTAACCGTGGGCAGATTGAAACCCTCGGGGATATAGCTGCCTTCGCTCATGAACTTGCGGAAGTTGACGAGGCCCCCTTGGGCAAGCAGGACTTCAAGCCTTTTGGGGATAAGGCAGTCATAGCCAATGAGGGCGGCGCGTTTCGCTTTTGCGGCCATAGAAATAACTCCTTGCCGTGCTCGGGGCGCACGGGCTGCAGTGTGTTTTATGGCTACTCTAGTTCAATTTGTATGCCACCACGCCACAACCTGCCTGTTTGTTAATAAAAACTGGTTCACTGTGGCTTTTTGGACAAAGGCGTCACAACGATTCTTTTGCGGCTGTTGGGTGATTTGCGACCATAGTGTCGCGATTTGAGGGGTTGTTGTTATAAGTTACTTATTTTAAATGTATTTTTTGTAGTTCTTTTTGTCGCTACCAGCGACACGAATGTCGCGATATGGCAAGGCTTTTGTCGCTAGAACAATTATATTCAATTATTTCAGTCAGGTGATTTTTGGCACGACGACTGCATTTCATATCCAACACATTTATTCCTGCAAACCTCAAGACTTCACTTGATGAGGCCCTATGGTAAGGCACCTGTTTTACTCCTTCTGCCGCTGGATCGACGCTGTGCGCTTTGGCTGGCAGAAGACAGACGATTCGTGCTGTATTGTGCGTACTCGCGCCGTAACAGCCAGATATTGCGCTGTCCGCAGGAATTTGTGCCACTCCCTCTTTAAAGTACTAATTTGTTGACTCTTCAATGTGCTTTTGCCCTGCCATATTTGTTGTATGGCAGGGCTTTTTTCATGTTTTTTGCGGTTTACACAACATCGGGTTTGTGCAGTCCAGGCAGGCTGAAATACACAAAAACACGTTAAAAAGAAGGTTGTTATGCAAAAAAAGAACAGGGTGCTATGGTGCCTGGTAGCCTTGGCGCTGTTTCTGGGCATGGGCATTGCCGGAAAGGCCCAGGCCATTGATTTCAAAGCCAGGGGAATATGGTCGATGGGCTACGGCATCGGCGACCCCAGCCTGACCAAGGATGTCACCACCAAGGGTGACAAAAAGAAAGTCAATAATGACGACAAGTTTGTGGCGCGGCAGCGCGTGCTGCTTTTCCTTGACGCCATTGCTTCAGAAAATCTCATGGGCAGCCTGCAACTCAAGCTTGGCCCGCAGGATTGGGGCAAGGCCCGGCAGGGATCTGCCCTTGGCGCTGACGGCACAAACATCAAGCTCACCCAGGCTTACCTGCAGTGGGCCGTGCCGCAGACCGACCTTAAAATGAAAATGGGCCTGCAGTATTTCTCCATGCCCAATGCCGCTGGCGGCTCCGCCGTATTTGACACCCAGGCTGCTGCCGTGGTTGCCAACTACGCTTTCAATTCCAATGTGGGCCTCACCGCCCTGTGGATGCGTCCCTTCAACGACAACTACTCGGGCGGCAACTACAACGGCATTCT
Proteins encoded in this window:
- a CDS encoding sigma 54-interacting transcriptional regulator; its protein translation is MPLGFLDNELEFVSKGTYELLGVTPDEMMGGHHNTIERMTHPDDLDNSRAAIRDSIVAHEPYQVMYRLLLPSGRVKWLWDQGEGVFDENGCPRYLEGLIMDVSEQKFQELALLEENQALRTSVINLYGLGNIVGKSEPMRRIYSQILKAAETDSNVIIYGETGCGKDLVAQNIHEYSGRKGRYVPVNCGAIPEQLLESEFFGHVKGAFSGAHANKEGYIGAANGGTLFLDEIGELPLHLQVKLLRALENKMYTPVGGNTPKESSFRLIAATNQDLSRMVREKKMRSDFYYRINVLSLTLPSLRERQGDIPLLVEAWLEKKGYNMVLPPHVRLIIEQYDWPGNVRELHNFLDRFLAFGEEALTSLGDAGRADLLLTTPQGITLDEAVDQLEERMIRQSLERCRWHRGKAAESLGLNLRTFQRKMKRLGMNGDRKQGGA
- a CDS encoding alkaline phosphatase family protein, giving the protein MAAKAKRAALIGYDCLIPKRLEVLLAQGGLVNFRKFMSEGSYIPEGFNLPTVTPPSWATICTGAWPRTHGVEDYYYYHEGRSLDYKETTQAFGSEILTAQTIWDAWDKAGKKCIVVNYPMSWPSKMQHGVMIMGEGLSPAETRWPLHGNEHREFLCSEGVISTDFYPMGVQGSFDDAEGWTNLPDSDEPLEMNVTMRFKESIEALEDQTWHCLVWQSDDDGYDRMSLCPEKDFSKAFFTLKLGEWSEPIQHDFTVKADGRTEKGVFRCKLMQLSDDAEEFKLYVSGIAGRCGFISPAEAANHIDFSKDITANDIGLVAYMHGIIDTDTVCELVDYHSSWLWNTIESLIKANGDWDLLYMHSHPIDWFYHGWLSDLDSKDEVVRARAEKMERHIYEVEDRLLGRLMDIMGDETLMCVCSDHGATPMGPILNTAHALKEAGLCSYEPKKSENYWDIYEETEGFNYVLDVSKSVAVPQRYMFVYVNLKDKYPGGIVEAEDYEKVRDQIIDALLDYKHPDTGERPVLLAIRKEDAHVFGMGGAQAGDVVYVLKPEYMAEHGYGLPTGESGCGSLKNLLMFRGPNIKKGFRYTRPRWLADIVPTLCYITGNPIPADAEGAPIYQIMDNPDLVS